TGTAGGCTGTGCAATGTCCACTTCCTTCTGCTCACTCACTGCCCAGTCCAGGCGAGCGTAGAACCGCGAGCCGCTTCGTACGGTAGTTGCATTAGTAGTTGGCTGGCAAAGGAAGTACCCGTGCACCCGCAATGAATACGCAGCAGGCGAACCACTTCCCTTAGGCCACATTATGCTCCCTTCACTACGTAGTGCGGCAGTAGAACTTGCCAAAGCCCGCGCTCCCGATAGGGGTGCAGCTGCCGTTGGCTGactgtttgttttggatttttccgttttcccgtttttggaTTTGGCCTCTCTAGACacaagccggagccggagccgaacGACAGTTACTAACTGAcggccttctctctctctctctctgtctctctttctctcgctgcTGGAGCAGATGCCAATGCTGGATGGCGTTCACGTGGATCTCGGCGGCCATGCTCTGCTGCCCACCGTTGCTAGGCTACAACGAGGCCAACTACAGTAAAACCACCAACATCTGTATGCTCGAGTGGGGCAACATGGCGGCGTACAGTGCAACGCTGGCAATCCTAGTCCTGGGGCCGAGTGTCATCTCGATCGTCTACAACTACGGCTACATCTTCACGATGATGCGAAAGGTGCGATCGGGGGCACCGATCCACGACAAGGAGTACGCCACGGCACTCGCAGAGAACCTAGCGAACCCCAGTCACTGCATGTCGTTCGCATTGGTGTTTTCCTTCTGGATCTCGTGGGCTCCGTACATCGGGCTCCGCATCTACGAGCTGATCTCCGGCGAGACGATCGACAATCCGCTGCTACACTTCGGGGCCGTCTGGATCGGCATCCTGAACTCGTTCTGgaagatcatcatcatgacCAGCATGTCGCAGCAGTTCCGGCTCCTGGTCCGGCTGCTCTTCCTCACCATCTGCTGCAAGACGAAGGGTCGCCTCCAGGCGGAGCTGATCGGTCTCGATCCGGACGACTAAGCTACCGCGCGGCCACTGCTTCGTGCAAAATCCGAATGAGCGTACAATCAAGTTTACAACATTTGTGCTACTGAAACCACGGCTACAGCTCCCCGCCCGGGGGATCGTTCCGCGCTAACTAGGGACGCTAATTAGAACGCCAATTAGTGCAGCTGTGCAACCGTTTAGTACCTAGAGGCTTAGCCAAGCTGTCCCGGGGCCGATGGGCGGGCTACACATGGCGCACCGCTGTGCACCGCTATTGCCCGTCGATCGGGAAATCATTTACACTGCAAAAAGAAGTCACACTATACAGACACATAATCGACCGATCAGGTTTTACTTCGCCGCGCGTAGACTAATCAACCATCAATGCAAAAATGCACGCAGAAGGAAAACTGAAGGGCGTCCACTTTCCTCTACTCAATTCCTCTCACCGATTGCCGTCTAGTCAAACAGGGCTGTGGGTTAGAAATGAAACCGAACAATCAATCAGCAGTCATCGACGGCTTCTCAGCGTCATCTATTGCAAAAAAATCCTGCTACGCATAGTGCACGGTCCTCAACATTAACCATGAGTGAGAGGCAAGGGTTCGGTGCACGGGCGCGATGcacgaacaaaacgaacgaacacggCATGGCACGGCACGCTGGCGTGATCCTTCCTCTCCAATACCAGGGAGGGCGAGGACACGAGCGTGCCGCGGtcaaacaatatttaacaaaCGTTTTCAGGGCTCACGCATAGACATTATTGAACGAATCTATAAGGATGTAAAACATAATACAAGGGAACTACTGTAATGTTAAAGGCACACAAGCAACAGAAAGCTGAAACTAGCGATGCCAGCTTAGACTAACAATAGAAGCCAACCAATCGCATGGGAGCTGCAATAATACGGTACGCTATCAACGCCTCTCTCGCTGTTGCTATTGCTGCGTCACAAGCCCCAAGTGGCCACAAGAAGGACACACGAAAAGGACACACGGAAAAGGAGCAGCATTAAAGATTTGctatgcaaaacaaacgcagtGGCACACACTCCCACAAACATACAAAGCAGCAAAGAAGTCGATATTTTCTAGATTTTTAAAGAGTgagattaaacaaaaaataacgcATAAAACGCATCTTAGCGCATATTAGCACGCGGTCATCGAATCCAAGTTTCAAGATGGCGGCCATTCGTAGTGTTAACTGTGGAAGAGGAATCGGCAGcggcaaaaccgaaacaaagcTCACAATTGAAAGTACAGGAATAGTTATGCGTTATGCGGAAGTAATGTTTCCCAACCCAACTGGTTACCATTAGCACGATTGTTAGTGTGAGCCCCGAGTCCACATCCGTGTTGCCGGTCAAGCTCATCGTTAGTTACCGATTGTTTTCTCAAGCAATACGAAACCACCGGCCGAAGGTAAAGGGGTTCCCCCGAAAGGGAAGGCTCTCAGTTCGCGCAGCGCAGGTTGAAGTCGGTTGGTTCTAGTCATAGGTCCCGGAGCCAGCCAGGCAGGACGGCCGGAGTACTGTTGTTACTTAGTTGCATCGACTgtagcgaaacgaaacgaggcGAACGGTGGTGTCCGATGTACATATGAGCTATGGTTTTTAGTAACGGAGCTTCGTTTGCACTCATTTTCTCCAATGTGCATCGGAGGATGAAGCACGGTCGTAACCTGCCGATGGATTGTGAAAAACTTTAtcttaaatattttacaacgtAAACTGCTCAGTTAGCTCGTTCTGCCCAGAAGGCAGTGCATTGCTCCGAGATACAACGAATTTGTAGTCCCGGTTTCAGCTTTCGGATTCTTTTCCcttcgttttacttttcgGTTTCACTCTCAATATCCATTAATGATAGGCTAATGAGTTAGTCCGTAAGTTTGTTAGCGTTTCATGGTAAGATTCGTTCATGCTCGGTATGCTCAGAACGAAAAGGGACAGGCGGTATTCGATTGAAATCCTTattagaaaatgaaacaccACCAACTGGGCGATGGGTGCTTGACAATGTCTCAGAACGTACGTTAAGCGGGGTGACGCGTAGGGTTGGCATAGCATTAATCCTAAGACCGTTATGGACAGGAAAAGTAGAACAAAAGACGTGGGTaagcaaacagaaacaggGTCATTTCCTTAGAAAATTATTCAAGCATTCCTTTAACGTGTCTCGTGTGTAATGTGAAGTATGAACCCTGAACGAGTTCCGTGCGCACTGTCCCACCGCACGCCAATTAGGCTGCTTCTACTATCTGCTACGACACTATCGCCACTACTACCATTAGTACTACCACCACTTAGCCAGCATACCCCTCCCCCTTGTAATCGACAGAAAGTGGTCATTCAAAGCTTTGTTGCGTTCCGCGCACCATCAGTCCACTAACATCCGCACTGTAAAGTGCAATCATTTCCAGTCTCGACTGTCATGATTTTTGGCATATACGTTTCCACATGGCCTACACACAATTACACGGATCCCGAACGGAGGGTAGAATTCACAGCAAGAACACAAAGTGCTCGAAGTGGGGAAGCCATTAGCGTTCGGATGGTTCGAAGCATGCCCAAAGAAGGTCCCATGGACCCGGAATAGACGGAGAAGAGAGCACTGGCGCAGGAAGCGAAGCGAGATGAAGGGCTTTCGGCACACGGCATAACTTCAATTAACGATAAAGAGCAGCGCAGGGGAGTGCGGAAAATTGAATCTTTAGCCTCGTTGTAACCGAGCAGGGGAAAAGAGACAGACAGCGGAATCATAAAACAAGGTTGTTGAGCACTCAAACTGCCATGGCGAGATGGGAAcgtaaaaaacaaatgaaacaacaaataCCAAAATCGATACCGATTTCGGCCACAGCCGCCAGCAGTCAGGCAGGCAGTTCAGGTAGTCCATTGCCAACGATTGAACTCACGTTTTACCGACGAGGACACGTACCATCGAGCGCTCATTAAATGCATCGATTTTAATGTTACTCACCCTTACGCTCGTCAGGCGAGCTTTTAAGGAGCTCGTGCGCCGATAACCCGCTTCCTTCCTGAGAGGACTGTGAGGATGGCCACACTGAGGATGTGTTGAGATCGAGTTCTGCTAGATCTCTGCGAGATCGTGCGATGAACGGGCGCAGTCACAGGCGCAAACCTCCAACCGAGACGAGTGGACGCGTATTTTAAGTCACCAATACTCTATGTAATCTCCAATTTGATGCAACAACCGTTCTACGTATTCGAAACATCTTTTTAATGACTTTCACAACTCAAATATAACCAAACAAGAAAACTTTAGGGCCAAGCGTCGGAAACAACACGGTAGGCCGGGCTGCTTGTAGCGAGACGATCGCGGCATCAAAGCCGCGATCTAGGGCGTAGTGTGTTGATGGGCCACGGCTTCCCCGTTGGTTGGCGTGTCGAATTTTGctccaaacaaaaataacaaaaaataattaataatattcCGCTTGGCTCTTAGACTAGCATCTAACAACGCCCGCAGTTGCTCGCTATCTCTCCGTTCACATTGACTATATTAGGGGTTATGGGCGAGGAACGATTTAGCGAGGACGATGGGCGCTCAGCTGGCTAAATTTCGTACAATTTCGCGTGGACATCAATGGGCGTTTGGAAGCCAACAAACTCTGAATGGATGAAATTATGGTCAAAATTTAATCTAATTGGCTATTACTACCGTAAGACAATGTATTTTAGGCGTAGTAGCGCGGCAAGCACTGGGGAGAGCATGGGGAGTCGAGCGAACGGGTTGAGTTGTTGGGCAAAGTGGCCaacagttttcggttttcgccACTTTCCGCTGCTTATGATTTACGGTGTGATATGGAGCTACGAATACAACCGTCTGCCGTGTTATCGGCAACCGGTTCAAGGATTGTAGATTGTTTGTATACTGTCGTCaaaacggaaggaattttgttatgttttcaAGTACGAATAGATTTAATACATTAAAGGTTACAAACAGCAACGGCCACGTGCAATTGGTTAATGTCGGGTTTAAGTTGCCATCGGTTCTCCCTACCAGAGAACCAAAGTTTGTTCATAAACCGAAGGCTACTAGAGTGGGAATATAGAGTGTTCGATCGTTACTATGAGTAGGCAAGTGAGTAGGCTGCTAACTGCAAACCCAAAGGCAAAGCAAATGAACAAAGACGAACGTCAACACACTTTGTAGAAGCTTCCGTATAATCAATTACCATGGAAATAAACTACAAACCAGCAAACTGTAGAgtcgcagcaaaaaaaaattcgcaGTAAAAACCACTAACCGAAAACTTAGAATAGACAAACTGGCTGTTCCATCGATGCATGATTCAACAATGGGATAAGGATAGCAAATGTGACGAAGAAATCCaggttttttaatttataataaaccatttcaaaataaaaattgaaacaataagcgcaagagtgttttgtttatttttcgcatTCAACACCACactaatttcatttccatttcatcacttcaaagaaaattgAAGTTCAACCGTTCCATCTTTTATTTTAGCAGTACCCTTTAGAAAGAATCTTTTGACCACATCAGCAACGTTGACATCCACTCCTGTTCCAACAACGCAGTGCCGGCCCCTGGGGAGGACAACCAACAACTTGTTGGATGTCATAAATTTCGTAGGAATTATCTCTTTCCCTAGCTGCTCGAAAATTTATTCCCAAAGTCATGCACGAGCTCCCCAGTTGTGACGGGATGATGTCAACCCCGTTTTGCCGGTGGCACGAGTTGCTCTTCTTTTCCGGTGCAGTtttccatcaccatcagcgtcGTGGAGTGGATGACCCAAAAATAAAGCCAGTGATGCACGGTTGGAAAATTAGTCCGAcaggttttcaatttttgctttAAACTTTCATTATACATTTGACCAGATGCGCTGTGCAGGGAGATAGCAAAACACTGGTTTTGGGCATCaatctttctttgtttcacCACATTTATCATTCATCAGCCCATTCGCCATTTTGCCAGTATCGAAATGTGTCGAGCAGATGGTAAGTGATAGCTGACAGCACCCTCCCAGCACCCAAATggaatggttttatttttactttcttctgACTGTGAATCGCAACTATGTTgcgcttttccgtttcattgtCTGCCAAATTATGATCTGCTAATTGTTTTTGGAGGATCGTTTAAGCTGTCAAGGGAATATGAAACAACTTTATTCCCTTTTCGCATTGCACTACAGAGCAACATGAATGGATGAAAACATCAattttttacaatcttcacaattttttatttggaATAGCTCACAACCGaaattgctgctgccggccatcGAATTCATACCGCGTGCCGCGATTAATCTTGTCTCGGCCTTAACCGTCTTTATGGTTGATTTATTAGCGAGCTTCCGAAATAAAGACTGGAAAATTTCCAATGTTTGCCAACTTTTTGCATCGAAAGATGGCGAAAGCATGTACTTTTCCTCTACGAAATTTTCAATATATCTTCTTCACGTTTCCATCGAATAAAACACTAAAGATTAGCTCCACGGGGCAGCATTCAATCGTGCGTATGACAAATTGGCCCCGGGCGGTTCAGAAATAGTGGGACAAGATCAGAGAGCTGAAAACCCAGAGACTGCAGGTgacaccaaccgaccgggggAGCCGAGCGTCAGTAAGTCTCCCGCTGCCAACGATGACGAAGAATGTGTCATGTCGAGACCGTGTCCGGGGGTCAGTcgcaaaaggaaaaggaagtgGATACTGCCGTCAGGGCAATGTCCCGGGCCAGAGGAGCTACTCGTAAAAAAGTGTGTCGAGCATCTCACGCGCACGGAGCGGTCAGGGGGAATAAAGGCATCATCTTTCCGCGATCAGCTCGATCATTTTCCGCCGACACGAACACCGAACTGGTAAGTAAAAATAGTCTCCTCTTGCAACCGCTTATGATTTATGTGTCCCATACGTTCTGAGAAATGGATAAATGGGAATGGAAAGTGACAAGAATGAGTAACAGATACGGTCTCACCCTGCAATCTTCATGTTTCTCCACTTCGTAGCTTTCAATGGGCACGAAAATTGGTTCAATAACTCTAAAGGTTACTGCCCAGTTTTCTTTACATTATTTGATGGCATCATTAGATGTGTTGGCAAAGCTACCAACAAATGTAAGTTTTCGCAGCCTCTTAGTGGTGTTTTGATATTTTGGCAAtaatcaaaacattcaaacggAGTATACTCTTAAATGTTTAGCTTAATAATTATCGGTAAGCTTTGATTTTATAATCCCCCTCTGCCACTAAGCACCTGTCAGTACGTCAGTCGTGGCCGGTAAGTCTCACAAAAAAGGGTATTCATAATCTGGACAAATCCAATTCTTCGCGCCACCGTTTCTTGGCGACAGACGCCTGACAAATACGCCATTAGCGGAATCGACCGTAGCCAAAACGGCGATGGAAACTTCCCGAAAACAGAACGCCAACAATATTTCTCTCACACAATGTCCGCGAGGAGTAAGGCCACCCGTCGAGGAGGAACCACCCCGTCTCGGGCGTGGTCACCGCGGTCACTGCGTGTTGATTTACGCCGAACAACAATGTGGCGATGCGTGCGCTGTTTAACGTCCCACACGACATGCGACCTGATCCCGACTGGCTTCCTGACCCCGCCGCCCGGCGCTAATCCGGTGGCGAAGGGGGTTCTAACACTAAAACCCAACGGCGGCCCAGTTCGAGCCATAGATTACAATGTTTAATTGTGGGCCGGTGTGGCGAAAAGATCGCGGCAGAAAATCCCTAGCGGCCTCCGGTCTGTGTTTTGACACCATCGGTACGGAATCCGTTGGCGTACGCCAAACGGACCGCCCGGCCCAGACAACAGGTTGGCAGCACATTGCGCTCTCAGGGGACTGATCGAGAACAGGTCGTCGGGTAGCGTCGCTCCACTGGAGACCGATGCCCCCGCAGGAGCAGTCATGCCGAATTGAATAACCGATAAATATTATGATTAACCGTAATGTACACAAAGTAAATAAACGGGTTGGATGTTTTAAGTTCGGGTTTGcggctgaaccgattttttattttgcttcagAATCTTATAGCTCTTTCCGTAAGCTCCTGGCGTGGAATTGAGATTTTACAATTGCTTGCTAGCCAGTCGCTGGGGTAGAGATACCTTAGCGGTCGGCATTCTTGGCTGGACCAACGTGGACGGCACTATTTGTGTCCCGCGTGAGTGAATCGGTGGGCCAGGTCTGCACATGGCCACATGGGCGCACCGTAGAAATTACGATAAATACTGTAATGGGAATGCAAGGGGGGCGCCTGGTCGGTGCGTGACCTGGTATGCCTCTGCCACCTGTTAAGTCGTTAAGATTGCGCCCCGGACATTGTATTGTGCTGATCGCCCGTGGAATGGCAAATAGGACAGTGGGAAAGACAGAGTATTTCCAGTTTATTCCCCCGTAATTATGAATGGATTGGAGAGAGACAGACGTTAGACTTACGCTGCGGTCTGAACACTTTTACCTCATTAATCTGTAGCCAGTTGTGGCCCACATACCTGTTGTAAATCTCGGCACAAAGGCCCTTCTTGACGGCCACCTACTGGAGGTTCTTTTGATCATCACCCAGATGAGGTGCCATTTCTGCTTGGATTACGCTCTTGGCAGTGTAATTAATGCACCACGCGGCGTTGCAATGCAGTCCATTCTTTGCTTCGCGAAGAGCAAATCTATTTTTAAGTCAACCACTTTCACCTCCAAGTCAAACCGGTGAGAAATATGAGTCCTTTACTCTACGTATATCACGCCGCTTCTAATCCTGGCCGGGGCGCCAGACGTACGAAAAACGATCGCGTCAGTTTCGGAGGATTTTCACCAACCCTGGCTGGTGGATTACTTAAATTTGAATGTCTCTCTTTTCCAATTTGTCACCACCTACCCTACGGAGGGGACAAACCTGAGGAGAGCGAGTACAGGCCCAAGTAATTAAGTCAATCAACTGCAGCACTTCGGCACCGTTCACGGGCCGTGGCAGGCGAAACCTTGAAAATCTTGCGAGCACGCTTGAAGTAGGCGATGAGTTGAGGTCGTTACTCGGCAGCTACTGCTCTCCGCTTTGCGCAACTGTCACCTGTCAATCTGGAGCGCCGTTTCCCGAGAATTGGCGAGAATGGCCGACAAACGCACGCGTCCGCTTCAAAATCAGGTACTCTCCGTGAATTACTCTAAAAGAGTCCTTTTTCACGGAACACGTTCGTTGAAGATCCACAACAAACATCaatggattttatttatagatatcaaattgttttcggtgtgtACTAAAATGTGTACTAAAAACTATTTCCGTGCATTATTTTCCGTAGTTGGGCCAGGTTCGTTAGCCTTGTCCTCGTCCCAAACGAGCGGACAGTTGCAACGggaaataaaaagtgaaaaacaagGAAATTCAATCCAATAAAaccgacaaacaaaccacggTCTGTCAGACGGAATAAACCACCTCTCACTGCACCGTACTATGTGGCTGTGTAGTAAAAATACGCTTCATTCAGCTTTTCgtaaattcaaaataaattgctttCAACCGCGTCCGTACCAGGCGTCCTTCGGCTGCCAGTGTCAGTGGACAGCTTCGCC
The nucleotide sequence above comes from Anopheles bellator chromosome 1, idAnoBellAS_SP24_06.2, whole genome shotgun sequence. Encoded proteins:
- the LOC131216217 gene encoding G-protein coupled receptor 52, producing MLISPVSVSGVTMHGLSHLQTGSTLEALTQATIILILAVAIVISNLIVVATYLNFKGPHEVINYYLLSLAVADLLCGLFIVSLSVYPAFSGEWIYGDVVCRMMGYLEVTLWSISVYTFMWISVDRYLAVRKPLRYETIQTKTRCQCWMAFTWISAAMLCCPPLLGYNEANYSKTTNICMLEWGNMAAYSATLAILVLGPSVISIVYNYGYIFTMMRKVRSGAPIHDKEYATALAENLANPSHCMSFALVFSFWISWAPYIGLRIYELISGETIDNPLLHFGAVWIGILNSFWKIIIMTSMSQQFRLLVRLLFLTICCKTKGRLQAELIGLDPDD